TTGTGGGATAGATGTCGCTTTTCATTGAGTTCTGGTGGAGATGATCCGAAAGCTTGGGACAAGGCTGTTCGCACGGCAACAGTAGTTTTAGAAGAACGCTTGAGAAAACTTGGAAAAACTGAGGCTATCAATCCAGATGCTACTGGCGAAGGTCTCGTGAATATCATTTTTGCTGGTAAGAATCCAGTGTTGAGCAGCAAGCTAGATGATAAGCAACTTAAGGCATACCGTGATTTGTATGCAGGTATGATGGCAGTTTTTCGCAATCTTTATGCCCATCGAGTTATAGATCCGAGTCCAGAAGTGGGTGGAGCGATCATTGTATTCATTGATCTGCTCTTGAAAACGCTAGATGACATAGATTGGGATTCAAATGGAGGTGAGACATAACATTTTAAGAAAAATGTAATCAACTTACGGAAGTAGTTTCTGATGCTGCAAAAGATCTATTGGTTGGGCCATAGTCAAAGCGAGCATGTCAGGGCCACTCAAGAGTCTCGAACTCTTTTTTGCAAACATGAGTGTCCACATCTGACCTTCTCCAGTCCAGCTTTTGCTATAGTTCGTGGAGGTTTAGTATCTAACACTTATGCCTGGACATTGGTCATTAATAACTGTTCGATTATTGTTGGTGCTGGTTCTGTTCACACACCAGTAGATGATGTAAGCGAGCAGATTCGCCGCCTCTTGATCCTGCGAATGAATTTGCTTTTCGCTCAGTCACCAGAAGAAATTGAAAGGCACTGCAATACATCACGTTCTATAGGAAGTAGCCTCGTCCCGAAAAAAATTTTACCCGATGTTTTCAGTGATACAACAAGGTCGCTCTATAAAGAAGTAGAGGTTCTTGGCTCTTGGTTTCAGAAAGTCTTATCATTACCTCGACAAAAATATCGTGCTCTTTGTCAAGCTCTCGCTGCTTATGAGCGCGCACTTCATGTCCTTTCCAGTGATCCCGCCCTTTCTTACTCGCTGCTTGTGTTTGTCATTGAGGCAATGGCAAATAGCCAGGCAGAATATCATGCAACTTGGAATGATGTGCGAGGCGAACCTAGGAGGCGTTTTGATACCCTCTTTGAAGATGAGCGCATTTCTTCCGTTGATAGTAGTTGGACTGAAGATTTACGT
This genomic interval from Trichocoleus desertorum ATA4-8-CV12 contains the following:
- a CDS encoding TIGR02391 family protein, with translation MQALNLTETQKTLLQWLVEQVRAGMLNEEEIWFVWSFDGASLVGYQGNVPEVKTTTLNALHSSGCLSCDRSRPNQYKCALTNRAYEAVDSNFGAPNLSATLHLIPLTEVQHLDPELWDRCRFSLSSGGDDPKAWDKAVRTATVVLEERLRKLGKTEAINPDATGEGLVNIIFAGKNPVLSSKLDDKQLKAYRDLYAGMMAVFRNLYAHRVIDPSPEVGGAIIVFIDLLLKTLDDIDWDSNGGET